Proteins encoded by one window of Pseudorca crassidens isolate mPseCra1 chromosome 3, mPseCra1.hap1, whole genome shotgun sequence:
- the WNT3A gene encoding protein Wnt-3a isoform X1, with protein sequence MAPLGYFIFLYGLKQALGNYPIWWSLAVGPQYSSLGTQPILCASIPGLVPKQLRFCRNYVEIMPSVAEGIKISIQECQHQFRGRRWNCTTVNNSLAIFGPVLDKATRESAFVHAIASAGVAFAVTRSCAEGSAAICGCSSRHQGSPGEGWKWGGCSEDIEFGGMVSREFADARENRPDARSAMNRHNNEAGRQAIASHMHLKCKCHGLSGSCEVKTCWWSQPDFRAIGDFLKDKYDSASEMVVEKHRESRGWVETLRPRYTYFKVPTERDLVYYEASPNFCEPNPETGSFGTRDRTCNVSSHGIDGCDLLCCGRGHNARTERRREKCHCVFHWCCYVSCQECARIYDVHTCK encoded by the exons GTCCCTGGCTGTCGGGCCCCAGTACTCATCTCTGGGGACGCAGCCCATCCTCTGCGCCAGCATCCCAGGCCTGGTCCCCAAGCAGCTGCGTTTCTGCCGGAACTATGTGGAGATCATGCCCAGTGTGGCAGAGGGCATCAAGATCAGCATCCAGGAGTGCCAACACCAGTTCCGTGGCCGCCGGTGGAACTGCACCACTGTCAACAACAGCCTGGCCATCTTTGGCCCTGTGCTGGACAAAG CCACCCGGGAGTCCGCCTTTGTGCACGCCATCGCTTCCGCCGGCGTAGCCTTCGCTGTGACACGCTCGTGCGCCGAGGGCTCCGCTGCCATCTGCGGCTGCAGCAGCCGCCACCAGGGCTCGCCCGGTGAGGGCTGGAAGTGGGGCGGCTGCAGTGAGGACATCGAGTTCGGAGGGATGGTGTCTCGGGAGTTCGCAGACGCGCGGGAGAACCGACCAGACGCTCGCTCCGCCATGAACCGCCACAACAATGAGGCTGGGCGCCAG GCCATCGCCAGCCACATGCACCTCAAGTGCAAGTGCCATGGGCTCTCGGGCAGCTGTGAGGTGAAGACCTGCTGGTGGTCGCAGCCCGACTTCCGTGCCATTGGTGACTTCCTCAAGGACAAGTATGACAGTGCCTCGGAGATGGTGGTGGAGAAGCACCGCGAGTCGCGCGGCTGGGTGGAGACCCTGCGGCCACGCTACACCTACTTCAAGGTGCCCACAGAACGCGACCTGGTCTACTACGAGGCCTCGCCCAACTTCTGTGAGCCCAACCCCGAGACGGGATCCTTCGGCACGCGCGACCGCACCTGCAACGTGAGCTCGCACGGCATAGATGGCTGCGACCTGCTGTGCTGCGGTCGCGGCCACAACGCGCGCACCGAGCGGCGCAGGGAGAAGTGCCACTGCGTTTTCCACTGGTGCTGCTACGTGAGCTGCCAGGAGTGCGCGCGCATCTACGACGTGCACACCTGCAAGTAG
- the WNT3A gene encoding protein Wnt-3a isoform X2, with translation MPSVAEGIKISIQECQHQFRGRRWNCTTVNNSLAIFGPVLDKATRESAFVHAIASAGVAFAVTRSCAEGSAAICGCSSRHQGSPGEGWKWGGCSEDIEFGGMVSREFADARENRPDARSAMNRHNNEAGRQAIASHMHLKCKCHGLSGSCEVKTCWWSQPDFRAIGDFLKDKYDSASEMVVEKHRESRGWVETLRPRYTYFKVPTERDLVYYEASPNFCEPNPETGSFGTRDRTCNVSSHGIDGCDLLCCGRGHNARTERRREKCHCVFHWCCYVSCQECARIYDVHTCK, from the exons ATGCCCAGTGTGGCAGAGGGCATCAAGATCAGCATCCAGGAGTGCCAACACCAGTTCCGTGGCCGCCGGTGGAACTGCACCACTGTCAACAACAGCCTGGCCATCTTTGGCCCTGTGCTGGACAAAG CCACCCGGGAGTCCGCCTTTGTGCACGCCATCGCTTCCGCCGGCGTAGCCTTCGCTGTGACACGCTCGTGCGCCGAGGGCTCCGCTGCCATCTGCGGCTGCAGCAGCCGCCACCAGGGCTCGCCCGGTGAGGGCTGGAAGTGGGGCGGCTGCAGTGAGGACATCGAGTTCGGAGGGATGGTGTCTCGGGAGTTCGCAGACGCGCGGGAGAACCGACCAGACGCTCGCTCCGCCATGAACCGCCACAACAATGAGGCTGGGCGCCAG GCCATCGCCAGCCACATGCACCTCAAGTGCAAGTGCCATGGGCTCTCGGGCAGCTGTGAGGTGAAGACCTGCTGGTGGTCGCAGCCCGACTTCCGTGCCATTGGTGACTTCCTCAAGGACAAGTATGACAGTGCCTCGGAGATGGTGGTGGAGAAGCACCGCGAGTCGCGCGGCTGGGTGGAGACCCTGCGGCCACGCTACACCTACTTCAAGGTGCCCACAGAACGCGACCTGGTCTACTACGAGGCCTCGCCCAACTTCTGTGAGCCCAACCCCGAGACGGGATCCTTCGGCACGCGCGACCGCACCTGCAACGTGAGCTCGCACGGCATAGATGGCTGCGACCTGCTGTGCTGCGGTCGCGGCCACAACGCGCGCACCGAGCGGCGCAGGGAGAAGTGCCACTGCGTTTTCCACTGGTGCTGCTACGTGAGCTGCCAGGAGTGCGCGCGCATCTACGACGTGCACACCTGCAAGTAG